One Bufo gargarizans isolate SCDJY-AF-19 chromosome 3, ASM1485885v1, whole genome shotgun sequence DNA segment encodes these proteins:
- the SPRYD3 gene encoding SPRY domain-containing protein 3 — MDDLNLHYRFLNWRRRIREIREVRAVRYQERAKHITVDGDTLSYHGNSGEVGCYVAPRPLSKDNNYFEVSIVDRGVRGTIAVGLVPQYYSLDHQPGWLPDSVAYHADDGKLYNGRAKGRQFGTKCSSGDRIGCGIEPGSFHVQTAQIFFTKNGKRVGSTVMPLSPDGLFPAVGMHSLGEEVRLHLNAELGCEDDDSIMMVDSYEDEWGRLHDVRVSGTLLEYVGKGKSIIDVGLAQARHSLSTRSHYFEVEIVDPGEKCYIALGLARKDYPKNRHPGWSRGSVAYHADDGKIFHGSGVGDPFGPRCYKGDIMGCGIMFPRDYILDSEGESDDSSDMKEMRLQPRGIRNVMYLRREQQQDEDGEEEDEEEEEDFERDHEGRKVVVFFTRNGKIIGKKESILPQGGFYPTIGMLSSGEKVKVDLHPLSG, encoded by the exons TTACCACGGAAACTCAGGGGAGGTCGGCTGTTACGTTGCGCCACGACCGCTAAGTAAAGACAATAACTACTTTGAG GTGTCTATTGTGGATCGTGGTGTTCGAGGGACAATAGCTGTGGGATTAGTACCACAATATTACAGTCTGGATCACCAACCAGGTTGGCTGCCGGATTCCGTGGCCTACCATGCGGATGATGGCAA GCTTTATAACGGGAGAGCAAAGGGACGGCAGTTTGGTACAAAGTGCAGTTCAGGTGACCGGATCGGCTGTGGTATAGAGCCCGGCTCTTTCCATGTACAGACGGCGCagattttctttacaaagaatggAAAACGG GTTGGCAGCACGGTGATGCCCTTGTCTCCCGATGGCCTGTTCCCAGCAGTGGGCATGCACTCCTTAGGTGAAGAGGTGCGCCTTCATTTAAATGCAGAACTTGGCTGCGAGGATGATGACAGCATAATGATGGTGGACAGTTATGAAGATGAGTGGGGAAGGCTACATGATGTCAGAGTTTCTGGCACG ctcCTAGAATATGTTGGGAAAGGAAAAAGTATAATAGATGTGGGTCTGGCACAGGCGCGTCATTCTCTCAGCACACGGAGTCATTACTTTGAGGTGGAGATTGTCGACCCGGGGGAGAAATGCTATATTGCTTTAGGTCTAGCAAGAAAG GATTACCCCAAAAATAGGCACCCAGGCTGGAGCCGTGGTTCTGTTGCATATCATGCAG ATGATGGGAAGATTTTCCATGGAAGTGGAGTTGGGGATCCATTCGGTCCACGCTGCTATAAAGGGGACATCATGGGCTGTGGAATCATGTTTCCAAGGGATTATATTCTTGACAGtgaag GGGAAAGTGATGACAGCAGCGACATGAAGGAAATGAGACTGCAGCCTCGTGGCATCAGGAACGTTATGTACCTCCGGCGAGAGCAGCAGCAAGACGAGGATggggaggaggaagatgaagaagaagaggaggacttCGAGCGGGATCATGAGGGCAGAAAAGTTGTG GTTTTCTTCACAAGGAATGGGAAGATCATTGGAAAGAAGGAATCCATTTTGCCTCAGGGGGGCTTCTATCCTACCATAGGAATGCTGAGCAGTGGAGAGAAAGTCAAAGTGGACCTGCACCCACTGAGTGGGTGA